In Pyrus communis chromosome 1, drPyrComm1.1, whole genome shotgun sequence, the following are encoded in one genomic region:
- the LOC137713377 gene encoding probable E3 ubiquitin-protein ligase EDA40, which produces MVTGWRRAFCTSIPKDRDSKVRIEKQQCNDNGNQQNPRTSSKFGFFSNPSTPRLQSQLQTQPVVSSPGGLRCRTTATYTATNTPTSSLPNSPKLQCDVSSAATTPQKTTSYSPRLLFQFQRSNPSSPKSPSRFSILRSTLRLSKSRCGICLQTVKSGQGTAIFTAECSHSFHFACISAQAKKNSLLLCPVCSTAWKELPLISVNKPQTQQQPLPISLPKKPRDVKTKPPRVYNDDEPLSSPTSGSQFNPIPEENDDENDAVEFQGFFVNASSRPQSRFPSADRNVKNVEVSLLPELAVVAVGRSYETHAVVLKLKAPQTNESKTASLELRAPIDLVTVVDVSASASNAKIQMMKRAMRLVVSSLRDADRLSIVAYSSTSKRLLPLRRMTSAGRRSARRIVDALCAVGQGICLNDALKKAAKVIQDRREKNAVASIMLLSDAAQPKTNQKRSSSPVVSSTRFPHLDIPVHTVAFGDGCDDALVKCIGGLLSVVVQDLSLQLGVISGSLPAEIAAVYSLTGRPAALGSGSIRLGDLYAGEERELLVELKMPFSATAGPHASQNVISVRSTHRVPSSNEIVCSKERVLLLPRSQTVRSSSLNPNIERLKNLHVAARAVAESRRFVERSSDFSGAYHLLSSARTLLLHSSSASAEEFLRGLEGEMAELQRRRQVQLLAEVEAKQSKKGFNNGQVEEKQEPLTPTSAWRAAEKLAKVATLRKSMNRVSDLHGFENARF; this is translated from the exons ATGGTGACTGGCTGGCGAAGGGCCTTCTGTACATCCATTCCCAAAGACAGAGACTCAAAAGTGCGTATTGAGAAGCAGCAATGCAACGACAACGGCAATCAGCAGAATCCCAGAACCAGCTCCAAATTTGGCTTCTTCTCCAACCCATCAACCCCACGCCTGCAATCTCAACTCCAAACTCAACCTGTAGTATCTAGCCCCGGCGGCCTCCGCTGCCGAACCACCGCCACCTACACCGCCACAAACACCCCCACTTCCTCACTACCTAACAGCCCAAAACTCCAATGCGACGTCTCGTCCGCCGCCACAACCCCCCAGAAAACCACCAGCTACAGCCCGAGACTGCTTTTCCAGTTCCAGCGCTCCAACCCATCGTCCCCAAAATCTCCCTCCAGGTTCTCAATCCTCAGGTCCACCCTACGCCTCTCCAAA AGTAGATGCGGAATCTGCTTACAGACTGTGAAAAGTGGTCAGGGCACCGCCATTTTCACCGCGGAGTGCTCCCATTCCTTCCACTTCGCCTGCATCTCCGCCCAAGCCAAGAAGAACAGCCTCCTCCTCTGCCCCGTCTGCAGCACTGCCTGGAAGGAACTGCCGTTAATCTCCGTCAACAAACCACAAACCCAGCAGCAGCCGCTGCCAATTTCATTGCCCAAGAAGCCCAGAGATGTTAAGACCAAACCTCCGAGAGTTTACAACGACGACGAGCCGCTTTCGTCCCCGACTTCCGGTTCCCAGTTCAACCCAATACCAGAAGAGAACGACGACGAAAACGACGCCGTTGAATTCCAGGGGTTCTTTGTCAATGCGAGTTCCAGGCCTCAATCACGTTTCCCTTCGGCTGACCGGAATGTGAAGAATGTGGAGGTCAGTCTGTTGCCGGAACTGGCGGTTGTGGCGGTCGGAAGGAGCTACGAGACGCACGCGGTGGTTCTGAAGCTCAAAGCACCGCAGACCAATGAGTCCAAGACGGCGTCGTTAGAGCTCCGCGCTCCGATTGACTTGGTGACGGTGGTGGACGTGAGCGCGAGCGCGAGCAATGCGAAGATTCAGATGATGAAGCGCGCGATGCGACTTGTAGTTTCGTCGCTGCGCGACGCTGACCGTCTCTCAATCGTCGCATATTCCTCCACTTCGAAGAGGCTGTTGCCGCTTCGGCGAATGACCTCCGCCGGCCGACGTTCGGCTCGTCGGATTGTGGACGCGCTCTGCGCCGTCGGCCAGGGGATCTGTCTCAACGACGCGCTCAAGAAGGCCGCAAAGGTGATCCAAGATCGGCGCGAGAAAAACGCTGTTGCGAGTATCATGCTTCTATCGGATGCCGCTCAACCAAAAACCAATCAGAAGCGATCTTCTTCCCCCGTCGTGTCCTCCACGCGTTTCCCTCACCTCGACATCCCCGTCCACACAGTCGCATTCGGGGACGGTTGCGACGACGCGCTTGTAAAGTGCATTGGAGGCTTACTAAGCGTCGTGGTCCAGGATCTTAGTCTCCAACTCGGCGTCATTTCGGGTTCATTACCGGCCGAGATCGCCGCTGTTTACTCACTCACGGGTCGGCCCGCAGCTCTAGGATCCGGTTCGATCCGACTCGGCGACCTCTACGCTGGAGAGGAACGAGAGTTATTAGTCGAACTGAAAATGCCGTTTTCCGCCACGGCGGGGCCCCACGCATCCCAGAACGTGATATCCGTGAGGTCCACACACAGGGTCCCGTCGTCCAATGAGATTGTGTGTTCAAAAGAGCGGGTCCTCCTCCTACCTCGATCGCAGACCGTCCGATCGTCATCGTTGAACCCGAACATCGAGCGGCTGAAGAACCTCCACGTAGCGGCTAGAGCCGTGGCGGAGTCGCGGAGGTTCGTGGAGAGGAGCAGCGACTTTTCGGGCGCCTACCACCTGCTGTCGTCGGCGCGAACGTTGCTCCTGCATTCGAGCTCAGCTTCGGCGGAGGAGTTCCTGCGTGGTTTGGAGGGGGAGATGGCTGAGTTGCAGAGGCGTCGGCAGGTTCAGCTGCTGGCGGAGGTTGAGGCGAAGCAAAGCAAGAAGGGATTCAACAACGGACAGGTGGAGGAGAAGCAGGAGCCGCTAACGCCGACGTCGGCTTGGCGCGCCGCCGAGAAATTGGCTAAGGTGGCTACGTTGAGGAAGTCCATGAACAGAGTCAGCGACTTACACGGCTTCGAAAATGCCAGATTTTAG